One Sphingomonas sabuli genomic region harbors:
- a CDS encoding DUF4331 domain-containing protein, which yields MRRSAYVHISAGVALLLTSVSPAFASSHREAPNITKTPKVDNTDVYAFRSYEPGRGAFITLIANFQPGEGPGDGPNYYTMDPDALYEIMIDNNGDAKEDLTYQFKFINRLKNGQGITLDAGGKRLPIAVRQLGKITMPNDSAIGENEIYTVKQVRGDRRSGEASTVTNTDIGGQLFVKPFDNAGNKTFPNYPNYADRHIYSASVPGCSSPARIFVGQREEQFAVNLGPIFDQVNFVPIEGDNDPVYGNGQPFPGGITQSDNNQELINKRNVTSIAIELPIACVTGTGNGVIGVWSSASLPQSRLLRPNPTYERPDTTGGSFVQVSRLGMPLVNEVVIGLPQKDLFNAAEPTQDAVLADYVTNPTYPEYLNILFRDAVNATLGTSFRTLAPTNFPRNDLVATFLTGLASLNQLSTVTASEMLRLNTGVTPTPIGRQRTLGVVADDLAGFPNGRRPGDDVVDIVLRVAMGRLCYPVPINGTPTQLGLCQPSDAPTGQVAYTDGAPSNSNYVMNRFPYLNPPLRGAPRPQNQP from the coding sequence ATGCGTCGTTCGGCATATGTACATATTAGCGCGGGCGTCGCCCTGCTTCTTACGTCAGTTTCTCCAGCGTTCGCCTCGAGCCACCGTGAAGCCCCCAACATCACCAAGACGCCAAAAGTCGACAATACCGACGTCTATGCCTTCCGCAGTTACGAGCCGGGCCGCGGCGCATTCATTACTTTGATTGCCAATTTCCAGCCCGGCGAAGGCCCCGGCGATGGTCCGAATTATTATACGATGGATCCCGACGCTTTGTACGAAATCATGATCGACAATAATGGCGACGCCAAGGAAGACCTGACATACCAGTTCAAGTTCATCAATCGACTGAAGAACGGCCAGGGCATTACGCTCGACGCCGGCGGCAAGCGTCTTCCAATCGCCGTCCGCCAGCTTGGCAAGATCACCATGCCGAACGATTCCGCTATCGGTGAGAACGAAATCTACACCGTCAAGCAGGTGAGGGGCGATCGCCGGTCCGGCGAAGCCAGCACGGTGACCAATACCGACATCGGCGGCCAGTTGTTCGTCAAGCCGTTCGACAATGCCGGCAACAAGACCTTCCCCAACTATCCGAACTACGCCGACCGGCACATCTATTCCGCCTCGGTCCCCGGATGTTCGAGCCCGGCCCGGATCTTCGTCGGCCAGCGCGAGGAGCAGTTCGCGGTCAACCTCGGCCCGATCTTCGACCAGGTGAACTTCGTCCCGATCGAAGGCGACAACGACCCCGTTTATGGCAACGGCCAGCCGTTCCCGGGCGGGATCACGCAGAGCGACAATAACCAGGAGCTGATCAACAAGCGCAACGTCACCAGCATTGCCATCGAACTGCCGATCGCTTGCGTGACCGGCACGGGCAATGGCGTGATCGGCGTGTGGAGCTCGGCCAGCCTGCCGCAGTCGCGACTGCTCCGGCCGAACCCGACCTACGAGCGTCCGGACACCACCGGTGGATCGTTCGTCCAGGTTTCGCGCCTTGGCATGCCGCTGGTGAACGAGGTCGTCATCGGTCTTCCGCAGAAGGACCTGTTCAACGCGGCCGAGCCGACGCAGGATGCCGTGCTGGCCGATTACGTCACCAATCCGACCTATCCGGAATATCTGAACATACTCTTCCGTGACGCCGTCAACGCGACCCTCGGAACGAGTTTTCGGACGCTTGCGCCAACCAACTTCCCGCGCAACGACCTGGTCGCGACGTTCCTCACCGGGCTTGCTTCGCTCAACCAGCTGTCGACCGTCACGGCGTCCGAAATGCTGCGCCTCAACACCGGCGTGACTCCGACGCCGATCGGCCGTCAGCGGACGCTTGGCGTGGTGGCCGACGATCTCGCCGGCTTCCCCAACGGTCGCCGCCCAGGTGACGATGTCGTCGACATCGTGCTGCGGGTTGCGATGGGCCGCCTGTGTTATCCCGTTCCGATCAACGGAACGCCGACCCAGCTGGGCCTGTGCCAGCCGTCCGATGCACCGACCGGCCAGGTCGCCTACACCGACGGCGCGCCGAGCAACTCCAACTACGTGATGAACCGGTTCCCGTACCTGAACCCGCCGCTTCGCGGAGCGCCGCGGCCGCAGAATCAGCCGTAA
- a CDS encoding MFS transporter, with the protein MTDRAIGPRYIAASFGAHCAFLPLLTFVVPVRVEALSDEPVYLLSLLLIIGALTASIANIAAGYASDTLMARRGSRRGMATVGLAATAAALVAFAFAQSFAQLVAALIVFQLAFNAMFAPLIAVLADHVPDNRKGVTAAWLNFALPAGTVATAAAAAAAPLLGDLLMPAIAATVSALILPFLFAWPAPLQPATAAAEEEPMAQPPLRRDFLFAWIARLCIQFGAVIVLSYLYLYIGEFGAGAAAARPMLAKLSLYASPFALAACLYLARRSDLVGKRKAILTVTSLAIAAALLLLVLAKVWIAALAGYTIFLAGLTVFLALDSALVAELLRGTDKRGGALGWMNLTNTLPSIAAPTLTIGLSVTAPDPDIIRLALMVAGALALVSAVCVSRIASVR; encoded by the coding sequence TTGACCGACCGTGCCATCGGGCCCCGCTACATCGCCGCTTCGTTCGGCGCGCATTGCGCGTTCCTGCCGCTACTGACGTTTGTCGTTCCCGTCAGGGTCGAGGCCCTGTCCGACGAGCCGGTCTACCTGCTCAGCCTGCTGCTCATCATCGGCGCGCTTACCGCGAGCATTGCTAATATCGCGGCAGGCTATGCATCTGATACGCTGATGGCCCGCCGCGGCAGCCGGAGGGGGATGGCCACGGTTGGCCTTGCCGCGACCGCAGCGGCGCTGGTCGCCTTTGCGTTCGCGCAATCCTTCGCGCAGCTCGTCGCCGCGCTGATTGTCTTTCAGCTCGCCTTCAACGCGATGTTCGCGCCGCTGATCGCGGTCCTGGCCGACCATGTCCCCGATAATCGCAAGGGGGTGACCGCGGCATGGCTCAACTTCGCGCTGCCGGCCGGAACGGTCGCGACCGCTGCGGCGGCGGCGGCGGCCCCATTGCTCGGCGACCTGTTGATGCCTGCAATCGCGGCGACGGTAAGCGCCTTGATCCTGCCGTTCCTGTTCGCTTGGCCGGCACCGCTTCAGCCTGCAACCGCAGCGGCGGAAGAAGAGCCGATGGCGCAACCGCCGCTGCGCCGGGACTTTCTTTTCGCGTGGATCGCACGGCTGTGCATCCAGTTCGGCGCGGTGATCGTCCTGTCCTATCTCTACCTTTATATCGGCGAATTCGGGGCGGGTGCGGCGGCGGCGCGGCCGATGCTGGCCAAGCTCAGCCTTTACGCCAGCCCGTTTGCCCTTGCCGCCTGCCTGTACCTCGCGCGTCGCTCGGACCTTGTCGGCAAGCGCAAGGCGATACTGACGGTGACGAGCCTGGCGATCGCAGCCGCCCTGTTGCTGCTGGTCTTGGCCAAGGTGTGGATCGCCGCGCTCGCGGGCTACACCATTTTCCTTGCCGGGCTGACCGTGTTCCTGGCGCTTGACTCCGCGCTGGTGGCGGAATTGCTGCGCGGCACCGACAAGCGTGGCGGAGCGCTGGGATGGATGAATCTGACCAACACGCTACCCTCCATCGCCGCGCCGACCCTGACCATCGGCCTTTCGGTGACCGCGCCGGATCCCGACATCATCAGGCTGGCCTTGATGGTCGCCGGTGCGCTGGCGCTCGTCAGTGCGGTCTGCGTGAGCCGGATTGCTTCGGTTCGCTAG
- a CDS encoding TonB-dependent receptor, whose product MLGASTLAICALPQTAFAQDAAPQATAGEAGSTQNEAEADAVPPVTADEAIVVTGIRRSLRDAMNIKRNSQGVVDAISAEDIGKFPDTNLAESLQRITGVSIDRSNGEGSKVTVRGFGPDFNLVLLNGRQMPASTLGDCCSAPASRSFDFANLASEGIAAVEVYKSGRATLPTGGIGSVINIRTPRPLDRDGLQGSISVKGVMDHAFEGTHITPEVSGIISNTFADDRVGVLLSGNYSRRKADLAQFNAGWREGYDGSQSCADGTWGGLPINANDWCGSVNNVENRPGPGETYQVTQNAAYDFINIDRERINGQAVLQLRPTDALTALIDYTFSQNTLDARTNSIGVWFNHSATSSSWTDGPAAGPNFYSEVFGPGKDLAITGALAANRNINKSLGGNLLYDLGRLKLELDAHHSTAVSKPTSPYGSNIAVGSAIFGVQQQTVDFTTDMPVISVDMYPGSEITASNIRPSGNAFRNAYMKDRINEISGRGHYDFDASFIESLDFGVTSTDNKVRTAYGFLQTDSWGGTLSADETPDSLYEMVNLPENLSGMSGSNDPAIIPSYFDIDTEGLIALLQGELGICTAPVSGTPTGTGCLAEYTTDRRIREKTIAPYIQSTHTFDLGASPAHLRLGLRYEKTRITSSALVPVPGNTFWAAQNEIGILDSGQADFTTLKGSYKNWLPAIDFDIEPIRNVKVRGAYSHTITRPDYASLQGGITVSPPLRPNGGSTASSGNPGLLPYKSKNWDLSAEWYYGRESYASAGFFHKTVSNFIGQTTTITPLFDLRNPAEGAAVLAAQAALGDNAPLFDSTDNPTPEIDSIVEYVAANNPELILRNAAGEPIGILATPNDPLVPFIYQQPANSDQKAKIHGFEFALQHSFWNTGFGAILNYTIVNSNTKYNNALPYTTTQFAITGVSDSANAVLFYDKNGIQARVAYNWRDGFLSGYGLDPFYIDPYGQWDVSASYEFRRGLTAFFEGINVTNEDRRGHMRNDQTVFFAAPGYSRYALGLRMTFGGNAAPPPPAYIPPPPPPAAPATQTCPDGTVILATEVCAAPPPPPPPPPPAPERG is encoded by the coding sequence ATGCTCGGCGCTTCGACGCTGGCTATTTGTGCTTTGCCGCAAACTGCGTTCGCGCAGGATGCTGCGCCGCAAGCCACCGCTGGCGAAGCGGGTTCGACTCAGAATGAGGCCGAAGCCGACGCCGTTCCGCCGGTTACCGCGGACGAGGCGATCGTCGTCACCGGCATCCGCCGCTCGCTGCGCGATGCGATGAACATCAAGCGTAACTCGCAAGGTGTCGTCGACGCGATTTCGGCCGAAGACATCGGCAAGTTCCCCGACACCAACCTCGCCGAATCGCTGCAGCGTATCACCGGCGTCTCGATCGACCGGTCGAACGGCGAGGGGTCCAAGGTCACGGTCCGCGGCTTCGGTCCGGACTTCAACCTCGTCCTACTCAACGGCCGCCAGATGCCGGCCTCGACGCTCGGCGATTGCTGCAGCGCGCCGGCGTCGCGCAGCTTCGACTTCGCCAACCTCGCTTCGGAAGGCATTGCGGCCGTCGAAGTGTACAAGTCCGGCCGGGCCACGTTGCCCACCGGCGGTATCGGCTCGGTCATCAACATCCGTACGCCGCGACCGCTCGACCGCGACGGGCTGCAGGGCAGCATTTCCGTCAAGGGCGTAATGGATCATGCGTTTGAAGGAACGCACATTACGCCGGAAGTCTCGGGCATCATCAGCAACACTTTCGCCGACGATCGCGTCGGCGTTTTGCTGTCCGGCAACTATTCCCGGCGCAAGGCCGACCTGGCGCAGTTCAACGCCGGCTGGCGCGAAGGCTATGACGGGTCGCAAAGCTGCGCCGACGGTACCTGGGGCGGTCTGCCGATCAACGCCAACGACTGGTGCGGCAGCGTCAACAACGTCGAAAACCGGCCGGGTCCGGGCGAGACCTATCAGGTCACCCAGAACGCGGCCTACGACTTCATCAACATCGACCGCGAGCGGATCAACGGCCAGGCCGTGCTGCAGCTCAGGCCGACCGACGCGCTCACCGCGTTGATCGACTACACCTTCTCGCAGAACACGCTGGACGCGCGCACCAACAGCATCGGTGTGTGGTTCAACCATTCGGCCACGTCGAGCAGCTGGACCGACGGTCCGGCGGCGGGCCCGAATTTCTATTCGGAAGTGTTCGGCCCGGGCAAGGATCTTGCGATCACCGGCGCGCTTGCCGCGAACCGCAACATTAACAAGTCGCTCGGCGGCAACCTGCTATACGATCTCGGCCGGTTGAAGCTGGAACTCGACGCGCACCATTCGACCGCGGTCAGCAAGCCGACGTCGCCGTACGGCAGCAATATTGCCGTCGGCAGCGCCATCTTCGGCGTGCAGCAGCAGACTGTCGATTTCACCACCGACATGCCGGTGATTTCGGTCGACATGTATCCGGGTTCGGAAATTACCGCGAGCAACATCCGTCCGTCGGGCAACGCGTTCCGCAACGCTTACATGAAGGACCGAATCAACGAGATTTCGGGTCGCGGTCACTATGACTTCGACGCGAGCTTCATCGAAAGCCTCGACTTCGGCGTCACGAGCACCGACAACAAGGTGCGCACGGCCTACGGCTTCCTGCAGACCGACTCCTGGGGCGGTACACTCAGCGCGGACGAGACGCCGGACAGCCTGTACGAAATGGTCAACCTGCCGGAAAACCTGTCGGGCATGAGCGGGTCGAACGATCCGGCGATCATTCCCAGCTATTTCGACATCGACACCGAAGGGCTGATTGCGCTGCTTCAGGGTGAACTCGGCATTTGTACCGCGCCTGTTTCAGGTACGCCGACCGGTACCGGCTGTCTGGCCGAATACACCACCGACCGGCGCATTCGCGAAAAGACGATCGCGCCGTACATTCAGTCGACGCACACGTTCGATCTCGGCGCATCGCCGGCGCACCTGCGCCTTGGCCTGCGCTATGAAAAAACGCGCATTACCTCGTCGGCGCTTGTGCCCGTCCCGGGTAACACCTTCTGGGCGGCACAGAATGAAATCGGCATCCTTGATAGCGGGCAGGCCGATTTCACCACGCTCAAGGGCAGCTACAAGAACTGGCTGCCGGCGATCGATTTCGACATCGAACCGATCCGCAACGTGAAGGTGCGCGGCGCCTACAGCCACACCATCACCCGGCCGGACTACGCCAGCTTGCAGGGCGGCATCACCGTCTCCCCGCCGCTGCGTCCGAACGGCGGCAGCACGGCGAGCAGCGGCAACCCCGGACTGCTTCCGTACAAGTCGAAGAACTGGGATTTGTCGGCCGAATGGTATTACGGCCGGGAAAGCTATGCGTCGGCTGGTTTTTTCCACAAGACGGTCAGCAACTTTATCGGCCAGACGACGACGATCACGCCGTTGTTCGACCTGCGTAATCCGGCGGAAGGTGCAGCAGTTCTCGCTGCGCAGGCCGCGCTCGGGGACAACGCACCGTTATTCGACAGCACGGACAATCCGACGCCAGAAATCGACTCGATCGTCGAATATGTCGCTGCGAACAATCCGGAACTTATCCTGCGCAATGCCGCAGGCGAACCGATCGGTATTCTTGCAACGCCAAACGATCCGCTGGTTCCGTTCATTTACCAGCAGCCGGCCAACAGCGATCAGAAAGCCAAGATCCACGGCTTCGAGTTCGCGCTTCAGCACAGCTTCTGGAACACCGGTTTCGGCGCGATCCTCAACTACACGATCGTGAACAGCAACACGAAGTACAACAACGCGCTGCCCTACACGACCACGCAGTTCGCGATCACGGGTGTTAGCGACAGTGCCAACGCGGTGCTGTTCTACGACAAGAACGGCATCCAGGCCCGCGTCGCGTACAACTGGCGCGACGGCTTCCTGTCCGGATACGGCCTCGATCCGTTCTACATCGATCCGTACGGCCAGTGGGACGTCAGCGCGAGCTACGAGTTCCGCCGGGGGCTGACCGCGTTCTTCGAAGGCATCAACGTGACCAACGAAGACCGCCGCGGCCACATGCGCAACGACCAGACGGTGTTCTTCGCGGCACCTGGTTACTCGCGCTACGCACTGGGCCTGCGCATGACCTTCGGTGGCAATGCCGCACCGCCGCCGCCGGCATATATCCCGCCGCCGCCGCCGCCCGCGGCCCCGGCAACGCAGACCTGCCCCGACGGCACGGTGATCCTGGCGACGGAAGTGTGTGCGGCACCGCCGCCACCGCCACCGCCGCCGCCGCCTGCGCCGGAACGCGGCTAA
- a CDS encoding LacI family DNA-binding transcriptional regulator codes for MAARAITIEDVARMSGVSRQTVSRVLNDHPNVRDEVRERVRSAISSLGYAPNLAARRMGGAKSYLIMAINDRQRTLENWEAERGNDWVDQMLRGGMLACEANGYHMLFELIDTDERAVTRLSEILSSLRPDGIVLTPPHSENSDLWELLESRNCPFVVLNTPVHDDMLQAGMDERAAAVSATRHLTDLGHRRIAFLSGRRDYGNTSLRVDGFLSEVERVGGETLVELADFSFDTAARVTTEWLESGAPPSAIIAENDEMAFAVLHVANLLDIKVPEQLSVMSFEDTPGVRFSVPPLTAIRQPTAAIVACACDMLMTVAEGKTVEPHHVLPFELIVRDSTARYAAA; via the coding sequence TTGGCAGCACGCGCGATCACGATCGAAGATGTCGCACGCATGTCGGGCGTGTCGCGCCAGACGGTGTCGCGAGTCCTCAACGACCATCCCAATGTGCGCGACGAAGTGCGCGAACGCGTGCGCAGCGCGATCAGTAGCCTGGGTTATGCGCCGAACCTTGCTGCACGCCGCATGGGCGGAGCGAAGTCCTACCTGATCATGGCGATCAACGACCGCCAGCGGACGCTTGAGAATTGGGAGGCGGAACGCGGCAACGACTGGGTCGACCAGATGCTGCGCGGCGGCATGCTGGCGTGCGAAGCGAACGGTTATCACATGCTGTTCGAACTAATCGATACGGACGAGCGCGCCGTCACGCGACTGTCGGAAATCCTGTCGAGCCTGCGCCCCGACGGCATCGTCCTAACTCCGCCGCACAGTGAAAATTCGGACCTTTGGGAATTGCTGGAAAGCCGCAACTGTCCGTTCGTCGTGCTGAACACGCCGGTGCACGACGACATGCTGCAGGCCGGCATGGACGAACGCGCCGCCGCGGTCAGCGCGACCCGGCACCTGACCGACCTGGGGCATCGGCGCATCGCTTTCCTGTCCGGCCGCCGCGACTATGGGAATACCAGCCTCCGCGTCGACGGCTTCCTCAGCGAAGTCGAACGCGTCGGCGGTGAAACGCTGGTCGAACTGGCCGACTTCAGTTTCGACACGGCGGCCCGGGTCACCACCGAATGGCTCGAATCCGGCGCACCGCCGTCCGCGATCATCGCGGAAAACGACGAGATGGCATTCGCCGTGCTGCACGTCGCCAACCTGCTCGACATCAAGGTGCCGGAGCAATTGTCGGTAATGAGTTTCGAAGACACGCCGGGCGTTCGCTTCAGCGTCCCGCCGCTAACCGCGATCCGTCAGCCGACTGCGGCGATCGTCGCCTGCGCGTGCGACATGCTGATGACCGTGGCCGAGGGCAAGACCGTCGAACCCCACCATGTCCTGCCGTTCGAACTGATCGTCCGCGATTCCACCGCGCGATACGCAGCCGCTTGA
- a CDS encoding YadA family autotransporter adhesin — protein MNRLSLLKTGSVIACAIAACSVAPAWADPTPECNNAGIGGTECGSNSRANDYATAVGNGARATGVASTAVGNGADALGLFAVALGNAALASQDNSTALGTLAQATGVGATATGAGALAIGENSVANGINATAGGEGSIAVGAASSATLEGNIAIGNRSIATGIQSLALGEDTIATGTHSVAVGSTAAATGLGSTALGWAAVSSGESATSVGNSAAATGLGSTAVGRFATASGDNSVANGINSVAQGAGSVAVGSGATATLDGNIAVGNNAVSTGLQSLAVGEDSVASGTHSVALGSTATATGVGSTALGWAADASGDSSTAVGNSASASGNTSTAIGRDSAANGDNSVALGYGSVANQDNTVSVGTVGGERRIVNVAAGINATDAVNVSQLNNNNTVINNAIADESAARMAADTTLTNSIASEAATRAAGDLALSSQLDNLSFQLGDFRRDARSGSAAALAAAGLPQVMDPGRSLVAVGVGTYRGRSAVAAGGSYRVPNGTTVVKVGITYDSGSNVGANAGVGYQF, from the coding sequence ATGAATCGACTGTCACTGTTGAAGACCGGATCTGTAATCGCATGCGCAATCGCGGCCTGTTCGGTTGCTCCCGCGTGGGCCGACCCCACTCCCGAATGCAATAACGCGGGCATTGGTGGCACCGAATGCGGCTCCAATTCGCGCGCCAACGATTATGCGACGGCGGTCGGCAACGGTGCACGGGCAACGGGTGTAGCGAGCACCGCGGTCGGCAATGGCGCGGACGCGCTTGGCCTGTTCGCGGTAGCGCTTGGCAACGCCGCCTTGGCGTCGCAGGACAATAGCACGGCACTCGGCACATTGGCGCAGGCCACCGGTGTCGGCGCGACCGCAACCGGCGCGGGCGCGCTTGCAATCGGCGAGAACAGCGTCGCCAACGGCATCAACGCGACGGCAGGCGGCGAAGGCTCGATCGCGGTCGGCGCGGCCAGCAGCGCAACGCTCGAAGGCAATATCGCGATCGGCAACCGTTCGATCGCCACCGGCATTCAGTCGCTGGCGCTGGGCGAAGACACCATCGCCACCGGCACGCATTCGGTTGCCGTCGGATCGACGGCCGCCGCCACCGGGCTGGGCTCGACCGCATTGGGCTGGGCCGCCGTCTCGTCCGGCGAATCGGCTACGTCTGTCGGCAACAGCGCCGCCGCGACCGGCCTTGGTTCGACTGCGGTCGGCCGTTTTGCCACCGCGTCCGGCGACAACAGCGTCGCCAATGGCATCAACTCGGTTGCGCAGGGCGCCGGCTCCGTCGCGGTCGGTTCGGGCGCAACGGCCACGCTCGACGGCAATATCGCTGTCGGCAACAATGCCGTTTCGACCGGGCTTCAGTCGCTTGCGGTTGGCGAAGATTCGGTCGCCAGCGGTACGCATTCGGTCGCTCTGGGATCGACGGCCACCGCCACCGGCGTCGGGTCGACGGCCCTCGGCTGGGCCGCCGACGCTTCGGGCGATTCGTCGACCGCGGTCGGCAATAGCGCTTCCGCTTCTGGCAACACGTCAACAGCGATTGGCCGCGATTCAGCCGCCAATGGCGATAACAGCGTCGCCCTTGGTTACGGGTCGGTTGCGAACCAGGACAATACGGTTTCGGTCGGCACGGTTGGTGGCGAACGACGGATCGTCAATGTTGCGGCCGGCATCAATGCCACCGACGCGGTGAATGTCAGCCAGCTCAACAACAACAACACGGTGATCAACAACGCCATCGCCGACGAAAGCGCCGCGCGCATGGCCGCCGACACGACGCTGACCAACAGCATCGCGTCAGAAGCAGCAACGCGCGCTGCCGGTGACCTCGCGCTGTCGTCGCAGCTCGACAACCTGTCGTTCCAGCTGGGCGACTTCCGTCGCGACGCGCGCAGCGGCTCGGCCGCGGCGCTGGCCGCCGCCGGTCTTCCGCAGGTCATGGATCCGGGCCGCAGCCTGGTCGCCGTGGGCGTCGGCACCTATCGCGGGCGCAGTGCGGTCGCCGCCGGCGGTTCGTACCGGGTCCCTAATGGAACCACCGTAGTCAAGGTCGGCATCACGTATGACAGCGGCTCGAACGTCGGTGCGAATGCCGGCGTCGGCTACCAGTTCTGA
- a CDS encoding SapC family protein, translating into MTNHAVVTKEEHRDLRVKTDSSAELGDGVMACFTVPDEFRRLQNEFAILFRRDAESRAFSALALMGFEEGENLYLADGEWSATYKPLALAIQPFLVGRPAGGEGPGQVHIDLDSPRVSTDGEGTRLFDDSGLASPYLDRIAGMLGALDEGHRNSPDFFAAMERYELLEPFSLDVELNDGAKHRMVGYHMVNEDRLAELGAGEIAELHKGGHLEPLFMAIASLSNLNKLVDWKSRRVNG; encoded by the coding sequence ATGACCAATCACGCCGTCGTCACCAAGGAAGAGCATCGCGACCTGCGCGTCAAAACGGACTCGTCGGCCGAGCTTGGCGACGGAGTCATGGCCTGCTTCACCGTGCCGGACGAATTCCGCCGGCTGCAGAATGAATTCGCCATCCTGTTCCGCCGCGACGCCGAGAGCCGCGCCTTTTCGGCGCTTGCGCTGATGGGGTTCGAGGAGGGCGAGAACCTCTATCTGGCGGACGGCGAATGGTCCGCGACCTACAAGCCGCTGGCACTGGCCATCCAGCCGTTCCTGGTCGGCCGCCCGGCCGGCGGCGAGGGTCCGGGACAGGTCCATATCGACCTGGACAGCCCGCGGGTGTCGACGGACGGCGAAGGTACCCGGCTGTTCGACGACAGCGGCCTTGCCAGCCCGTATCTCGACCGGATTGCCGGGATGCTCGGCGCGCTTGACGAGGGGCATCGCAACAGCCCGGATTTCTTCGCGGCGATGGAGCGCTACGAATTGCTCGAGCCGTTCTCGCTCGACGTCGAACTCAACGACGGCGCCAAGCACCGCATGGTCGGTTATCACATGGTCAACGAGGATCGGCTGGCAGAACTTGGCGCGGGCGAGATCGCCGAGCTGCACAAGGGCGGCCATCTCGAGCCGCTGTTCATGGCCATCGCGTCTCTGTCCAACCTCAACAAGCTGGTCGATTGGAAGAGCCGCCGCGTCAATGGCTGA
- a CDS encoding tryptophan halogenase family protein: MTAPVKRIVIAGGGTAGWLSACLLASWSAKTGRGLAITLIEAPDIPTIGVGEGTWPTMRETLAAIGLDEAHFLRRCDGAFKQGSRFDGWTTGAPGDSYHHPFTPPPAWPDPAELAAAWAASGEADFAAAMSPQPALCDADLAPRQRGMPAYAGAVNYAYHLDASKLAGALRERAVEGLGVRHVADRIEQVEGADGWIEALRTAGGGRIAGDLFLDCTGLRALLIEGHCKAGWTDLSGNLFNDRALALQVPVDAGSPIASHTIGTAHEAGWLWDIALPSRRGIGCVYSSRHLDEARARAILADYVARAVPGADVDAAAARLIAFPTGHRASFWRGNCLAVGLSAGFVEPLEASAIVLIELSIRQLTANFPASRERMPFLAERFDALFTLRWQRVVEFLKLHYVLSRRGEPYWQEHRDRATWPARLGDLIELWRDQPPSTSDLPMAEEMFPAASYQYVYYGMGGALPTQLPPVPDALAAQLRQVHQKARALAAALPTNRTYFDALAGASQPDPQRQSAA; this comes from the coding sequence ATGACAGCGCCGGTCAAGCGGATCGTCATCGCCGGCGGCGGGACCGCCGGCTGGCTGTCCGCCTGCCTGCTTGCGTCGTGGTCGGCGAAGACGGGCCGCGGGCTCGCCATCACGCTGATTGAGGCGCCCGACATCCCGACCATCGGGGTGGGCGAAGGCACCTGGCCGACGATGCGCGAGACGCTTGCCGCGATCGGCCTCGACGAGGCGCATTTCCTGCGGCGCTGCGACGGCGCGTTCAAACAGGGTTCGCGCTTCGACGGCTGGACCACCGGCGCGCCCGGCGATTCCTATCACCACCCGTTCACTCCGCCGCCCGCCTGGCCGGACCCAGCCGAGCTGGCCGCTGCATGGGCCGCGTCGGGCGAAGCGGACTTTGCCGCGGCGATGTCGCCGCAGCCGGCGCTGTGCGACGCTGACCTTGCCCCGCGACAGAGGGGGATGCCCGCCTATGCCGGCGCGGTGAACTATGCCTACCATCTCGACGCGTCCAAGCTTGCCGGCGCGCTTCGGGAGCGGGCGGTCGAGGGGCTTGGCGTGCGGCACGTCGCCGACCGCATCGAGCAGGTCGAGGGGGCGGACGGCTGGATCGAAGCGCTGCGGACCGCGGGCGGGGGGCGGATCGCGGGAGACCTGTTCCTGGATTGCACGGGGCTGCGCGCGCTGCTGATCGAAGGGCATTGCAAGGCCGGCTGGACCGACCTTTCCGGCAATCTGTTCAACGACCGCGCGCTAGCGCTGCAAGTGCCGGTTGATGCCGGTTCGCCGATCGCATCGCATACCATCGGCACCGCGCACGAGGCCGGGTGGCTGTGGGATATCGCGCTGCCGTCGCGCCGGGGCATCGGCTGCGTTTATTCGTCACGCCATCTCGACGAGGCGCGGGCCCGCGCCATCCTTGCCGATTATGTCGCACGGGCGGTGCCCGGTGCCGACGTGGATGCAGCGGCCGCGCGGTTGATTGCCTTTCCGACCGGCCACCGCGCCAGCTTCTGGCGGGGCAATTGCCTGGCCGTCGGCTTGTCGGCCGGGTTCGTCGAGCCGCTCGAAGCATCGGCGATCGTCCTGATCGAACTGTCGATCCGGCAGCTGACAGCGAACTTCCCCGCCAGCCGGGAGCGCATGCCGTTCCTGGCGGAGCGGTTCGACGCGCTGTTCACGCTGCGCTGGCAACGCGTGGTCGAATTTCTCAAGCTGCATTACGTGCTCAGCCGCCGAGGCGAGCCATATTGGCAGGAGCATCGCGACCGGGCGACGTGGCCGGCGCGGCTTGGCGACCTGATCGAGCTGTGGCGCGACCAGCCGCCTTCGACCAGCGACCTGCCGATGGCCGAGGAGATGTTCCCGGCCGCAAGCTATCAATATGTCTATTACGGCATGGGCGGCGCGCTTCCCACGCAACTTCCGCCAGTGCCCGATGCGCTTGCCGCGCAGCTTCGGCAGGTTCACCAGAAGGCGCGGGCGCTGGCCGCGGCCTTGCCCACCAACCGTACCTATTTCGACGCGCTGGCCGGTGCGTCCCAACCCGATCCGCAAAGGCAAAGCGCCGCATGA